The nucleotide sequence acgtaaaggacaaaacttgtaatttactctttaattaaaaaagaaaacaaagacaAAATCTATGTAATCTTTAAAAAATAAAGCTAAAGAAATTGATGCAAAGATAAATTGGGATAATGTATaacaattatttatatttatatattattagatATATCAACAACTAATAGTATTAGAgattaatataatatattaatatatatttatatgtttataatttaaatattttaattaaaaaaagaaaataaagacaaaatccatataatcattaaaaaataaagttcaagAAATTGACGTAAAGATAAATTGGAATAATGCATaataatcatttatatttatatattattaaatatattatattacatATTAATAATATTAGAGATTAATTTAATACATTAAAAgttaaatttaatatataaataaattaaataagaGAATGTCATATGGCATTAGATAAAAGTAAATGAAATGAGaatatattattaaatatattatattaaatattaataatttTAGAGATTAATTTAATACATTAATAgttaaatttaatatataaataatttaaataacAGAACGTCATATGGCATTagataaaagtaaataaaatgaGAGAATATTAACTTCATTCTTTTATAAATATTagattattatattatatactatatatatatagatatagatatagatataaatGTTTACAACTGTAATATTTTAGTTTTTCTACCACCTTCATAAAAACATGATGTTTTACAAAATTCCAAATGTATTGTTGCAACatacttatttttatctacgtttcaaTATAAATTTCATTTAAAACTGTCCTTTCATGCTAATTTACAAGTTATTGATACACGATGGTACAAGTCTTTAAAGTTGCTtcaaggtttttttttatttacttttctTTTCCTATtacaacttttaaaatataatgttttataaaaatttgaGATTTTCAGTTTCATTGTGCTTTTTTTTGTctcaaagattttttttttttttgcactgTACAGATTGTTGAAACCGGGCCATATAAATATTAAAACTCCTGCTGTAgcatattaataataataataataataataatgacgatgacgatgacagTGTCGGTGTCGGTGACGGTGTCGGTGTCAGTGACTGtgacgatgacgatgatgacgacgatgatgacgacgacgacgacgacgacgatgacgacgacgacgacgacgacgataAGACCATGGGGTGTGGTTCCTCTTCCCCCGTGTTCACATCAGTGCCACATCACTCTCCCCTTCCACCTCATCATCTCCCCTACACATGGGGTGTGGTTCCCCCTttcattttttaatattttttacttaATATATTCTATTTTTaaacacattttttttatttgtctaatgtgttttatttataataaatacaaatattttttaaGAAAATTCAAATTTGCATAAAAAATCTAGaagattacaaaaaaaaaaaaaaacaaattacatGCCTAAACCTACGAACACCACTACTCATCATCAATGTGATCGACAAGGAAGTATTCCAAATATAGTCGATTATATCCTCACATAGATTTCCATGCACGTGCTCACTGCGTAGTGCCCACAaatttgattgttgttgttcctCGTCAACCGGCTCAACATTCCCATGAATGTCATTTGGATTGTATTTGCATATTGCTTTACCATCGTCTTCAATAATTAAGTTATGTAGTATTAAACAAGATACATAATGTATCTCAATTTTATTGGTTCAAATGCACGAACGGGTTGTTGTATTATCCctcatttttctttttatcacaCCAAACAACCGTTCGATAGATTTCCTAGCCAATTCTTGGCACTTCGCAAACTTTTTTCTTATTTCACCATCGGGTTCAAGAATAGTTTTAACAATAGCCGTATTGGATGGGTGTATATCGTTGGCTAGGTAATACCCATGCTTGGACGACACCCCAATGAGCATCAAAGGAGAATCAGGGCCCGTACCTCTAATGATATCGTCGAAAATATGAGATTTTGCAAGTACGTTTAAATCATtgtttgaacctgcaaccccaaaaaagaatgccaaatccataaatcttgTGAGCAAACGGCCTCTAAGATTATTGAGGGATAACCAATATCACCATGCATATATTGACCGCACCATGCAGTAGGGCAATTACGTCATTGCCAATGTGTACAATCAATGCTTCTTAGCATACTAGGAAATCCATGTCTCTCTTCATGGAATACAAAAAGCTTTTTGATATCCTTCTTCGTTGACCTATGTAAATAGACCTTACTATACAGGTTCACAATACCTTTGGAAAATTCATACAAACATTCTCGACTCATTCTCTCGTACATCCTTAAATATTCATCCCATAAATCACTAGCAGTGCCATACGCTAATTGACGAAGTGCCGAAGTGCATTTTTGAAACGCAGTAACATCATAGCGCAATGTGAAAAAGTCATCATAATTTGCCAAATCATTGGCAATACGTACGAACAATCGTCGACTCATTCGAAACCCGATGCCTAAATTGTTCGTCAGTGTACACACAATTTTTAGCAAAATAGCCACTGGCTAAACGTTCATGAGCACCTTAAATAAATGTTAAAAACTAAGTTTaataaattatttaaaataatcctaaaaataaataataaaactttcaaaataaaagttgtataaaaatatataccTTTGTGATATCTAACGCAGCAGCCCTCGTTCTTGGTTGTGACGTTTCTTcgtcttcatcatcttcttccatTCAGCAACAATTTTAGCCGTCTCAAGCATCATGCTAAGAAAAAAATTCCTAGCTTTTTCTCGTCCGATGAAGAACTTATGGcgattattttttaaaaattatagATATATGTGAGAAAAGAAAATATAAAAGATGGAGAGGTTGATGAGTTTTGGGGAATAAAATGAGGGTTATACAGGGGCGGAACCATGGGGTTTTTATGGGTTCCTAGGAACCCCCTCGGTTCTAGAAAAAATGAACAAAACTAGAGAAACTTTGTATGATTTGAAAAAATATCAGTGAAAATCTATCAAAAGAAACCCCTTGGAAAAagtttctagatccgccactggtgtTATACAGgtgtttaaaattaaaaaaaaatgatttttttaattaaaaatagcCGTTGAATAATGGCATGACTTTGAAATCATCATCGGGATGAACGGGAGAAGATTACCTCTAGTTTACCGAAGGTGGTATGGGGGGGTGTTCCCATTCGGGGTCACCAGCCACGTCGGCTTCCCGATCCGCCTTCCAGATACATACCACATAATCTAACAACAACAGCAACTTTGTCATAAATGATACATCATTACATACCCCTTTTCTTTGAATGGCCGAAATGCATTAAAACAACCAACTAGTATGGAGCTAGAAGCGAAAAGAATACAACGAAAGTCAAGATGGaggtattaaaaaaaaaaaaaagaaaaaaaagaacacCACTACATACCTAGGGAACAAACCAAACCACCGGACAATGTTTGTGCCTATAAAATGGATTCCTTCCACTTCACAAAATTCACATACAATCAATGGAATCAGAAAAGCCAACTGAACCCACAGGCTTACTGCAAACCCATGAATTATACAAGGTTTGTTCATTATTCTTGTATATCTTTTGCTTCAAATCTTCAAACCCACTTTTCTCGTGATTTATATATGCAGTACATCCTAGAGACTAATGTCTACCCTCGCGAACCTGAACTGTTAAAGGAGCTTCGAGCTCTTACCGCTTCACATCCATGGTAACCATCATGTTTATAACAAAAAATAACTTGTACGGTCATGGTTTTAATTATTGATATAGAAGCTTTAAGAATTTCTTTATATGCAGGGCTATCATGGGCACTGCACCGGACGCTGGCCAGATGATCGGGCTTTTGTTAAAGATTGTTGGTGCGAAGAAAACAATAGAAGTCGGGGTTTTTACTGGTTATTCGCTGCTTCTAACTGCGTTAACAATTCCTGATGATGGCAAGGTTTGTGATTTTGGTAATGATAGTACTTTTTATGGtagtttataaatattttaaCGTGTGGTATAGATTGTAGCAATAGATCCTGATCGGGAAGCGTATGAGATCGGTCTCCCGGTTATAAAAAAAGCTAAGGTGGAGCACAAGATTGACTTTATCGAATCCAAGGCTTTACCAGTTCTTGATAAAATGCTAGAAAATGTAAGTTCTCATCCGTTTAGTAATAAAAAAGTTGTTTGGCATGAAGTTAAAACTTGAGAAGTAAGAAAATTTAGCTGGAACTGGGACCAACAACAATAAATGCAAAACCGTATTGTTGATGGGGGTGAGAACtattatatatagagagagagactTAAATACAAAAAACTTTTAACGTGCGTAATTAGGCTTAATCCAACCCATGCGTAATTATACAAATAACATTTGTAATTATGTATTATCAAATGTGTAATTATGCAAAGTTAATTACTATTATGCCACTGCGCTTAATTGAAAGCCTAGATTAGATCAGATGTGCGGTTGCGATGCTTGCATATGCATCGCATGATAAGATGGTCTGATACGTAACTGGCCTCTATACGTATATACACATAcgtatttaaatttaaaaatgaataatactatatatatatatatatatatatatatatatatatatatatatatatatatatatatatatatatatatatatatatatatatatattggggcTTTAAGTTTTGAGCCTAAAATCCTAGCATCATTTTGTTGTGATTCCACACGAACACCGACACTGATCAAGGTTTGTATGGTTTTGATTCAAGTTGCGGTAATTATTAATACGATTTATCCTTCTTTAGCCTGACAATGAAGGAAGTTTCGACTTTGCTTTCGTTGATGCTGACAAGATAAATTATATTAACTATCACGAGCGAATAGTGAAACTATTGAAGGTGAACGGGATCATGGTGTACGACAACACACTATGGTTCGGGACGGTGGCAAAACCGGAGTCATCTGTTCCTGATTACTTCAAAGAGGGAAGAGTGAGCGCCATACAACTTAACAAATCACTTGCAGCAGACCCTCGCATTGATATCTCTACAGTTCCATTGGGTGATGGTCTCACCATTTGTAGACGGCTATACTAGAGTTTTATACGTTGTATCAATGTTTTTGTTATAAATAAATTTAATGATGAAATAAAAGTTTTATCTTATTGGGAATAATTTCTAAGTATTTTAGTATTTGTTATTTATATATCTACTTGTGAATAGAATAGACAGTTATTTTTTAGTTTCtttgaaataaaataaaacttggcgattttatgtattttctctatattaatttataaaaagTGACTGCGAGTACTTTACACTACTCAATTTTTTACAACTTAGAATGATTTGTGTACAAGTAAGTTATGCACGTTCTTATCAAATATCTTATGTCTCTTCCTCTCATTCTTGATTATTActcatctctctctctttctctaatTGTTCAGACGTGCACAATGTTTGCAAGCTCTCTTCATCCCTCCAACGTGAACCATTTAATAAACATTGCTTAAATCCTGGTCGACCCTCCTAACCTGATCAATCATCCGGTAACCCCAACCTTCCAACttattaggctatagggtgtggtcatgacccttatgaccaccatgaccctccatgttagtGCCATGTAACCCAGCTCTAATCCACCATCGAAAACCACTACTCTAAGGGTGTGATCATTCCCCAAACCActagccccttatttattttaatttatctttgtctaaagaaaaaggaaatgatttgttgaaaaatggaaagaaggaccatggttgccatgatttaatccatgcaaaccatggtggatcaatcaagggggtggtgtagccttccattcagGTTCTTAGGTGTCAAATCATATCCCAACCATGACCCTCACACCTTATAGCCTTAGGTGGATATGAGAGCTTCTAAAGATTGCAAATGGCAGCTGCCATGCTTCGGGAGTGGCAGTAAGTGCtggtttatataaaaaaaagttaactAATCTATAATTATATCTACATCtatatttatatctatatatatactaCTATATTAAGCAAACTGGATTGGAAAAGAAGATAATTTTCATTAATTTTATAAGATGGCATATCAAAAGTCTTAGTTTAAATGCCAAACTTTTACCATTTTCTTTCATTCTTACCCATCTTCCCTTCATACCTTAAAAGAATGCTAAGATTGGGCGTATAAGTAATCACCCTCTTCAATGCGCAATTCAATTTGTGTGGCATGTCTATGTTTTTTCCCTTCCTACCTCTAGTCCACAGGGTTCACATCTTCTTTGTGACATCTGTGGACTATCCATATTTTGTAACCCAATTCATTTTCGATGTAATCCAATACTTTATCTATGAAATAAACTTTGGAAGTTCTATGATATGTTATTTGTTTTGAGACTTACTATTTCATATGCTAATTCATAATCTCCACGCACTACATACATGTTATCATACTAGTTTATCTATGAAATAAACTTTTGTCCCTTGCAAataatcctaagatccctttgtgtctgtCTCGGTGTATTTCTCTGCCAATAACATAAGAAGCCTATCTGAGATCCGTCATGTCATAATTACATGAGAGTAATCGCTTCGACTCATGCAGAATGTCtgaactattacttgccaatagaatattatctacgtaaaggacaagtatagtaaagttgttCCCACTTATCTTGAAGTatgtgcattgatccacttgattctttgtaaaaccttgtttcttcatgacttcatcaaattTTAGATACCATTAACGTGACGCTTG is from Helianthus annuus cultivar XRQ/B chromosome 9, HanXRQr2.0-SUNRISE, whole genome shotgun sequence and encodes:
- the LOC110877051 gene encoding probable caffeoyl-CoA O-methyltransferase At4g26220, translated to MESEKPTEPTGLLQTHELYKYILETNVYPREPELLKELRALTASHPWAIMGTAPDAGQMIGLLLKIVGAKKTIEVGVFTGYSLLLTALTIPDDGKIVAIDPDREAYEIGLPVIKKAKVEHKIDFIESKALPVLDKMLENPDNEGSFDFAFVDADKINYINYHERIVKLLKVNGIMVYDNTLWFGTVAKPESSVPDYFKEGRVSAIQLNKSLAADPRIDISTVPLGDGLTICRRLY